In Daucus carota subsp. sativus chromosome 4, DH1 v3.0, whole genome shotgun sequence, one DNA window encodes the following:
- the LOC108217135 gene encoding DNA (cytosine-5)-methyltransferase DRM2-like produces the protein MANPNNSSWPSKKILSEQNNKSTSGRSSHEIGIFNIVGKFTRSNWKASSMRSSLCDRLLVMGYPWKVVVRAIEEHGAYNEEAVFNTILTYKGMVILREMGFTCGEAFEAIGRCGVQSPITDAQHFIQGLNDVGLNIKCKRESIRRTPMTGFGVPHVVQKPNNVVITRDRERIPRNIPARGGGKGPPYFYFENVARAPKGVWETMSNFLYDIEPEFVDSIYFSAAARKRGYIHNLPIDKRFPILPTPPSTIFGALPSTKTSWPKWDPRIKLNCIVTNNGRPKHTKKISEELDNCGTEPPPHIRKKVLQVCRKYNFIWVGNNKVAPLHPKQIEKIMGFPDGHTDMLSRSARYRCLGNTFQVNTVGYHLSVLKRLFPEGIKVLSLFSGIGGAEVALHKLQIPLKFVVSVECSKACRDVMLRWWKRSNQQGKLIHISDVKYLTHQKLRELIDMCGGFDLVIGGSPCNNFAGNNRRTRVGFKGEQSSLFLDYWRILESVNFITLCRTYY, from the exons ATGGCGAACCCTAACAATAGTTCATGGCCTTCAAAAAAG ATATTAAgtgaacaaaataataaaagtacTAGTGGCCGCAGCAGCCATGAGATTGGGATCTTCAACATTGTTGGGAAATTTACTCGGTCCAATTGGAAG GCAAGTTCCATGAGGAGTAGCCTGTGTGACAGGTTACTAGTAATGGGATATCCTTGGAAAGTTGTGGTCAGGGCAATAGAAGAACATG GTGCATACAATGAAGAAGCAGTATTCAATACTATTCTCACATATAAG GGCATGGTAATTTTACGAGAAATGGGATTTACATGTGGTGAAGCATTTGAAGCTATTGGAAGATGTG GTGTACAAAGTCCGATAACTGATGCACAACATTTTATACAAG GATTAAATGATGTTGGCCTAAATATAAAATGTAAGAGGGAAAGTATCCGTAGGACGCCAATGACAGGATTCGGAGTTCCTCATGTTGTGCAAAAACCTAATAATGTTGTGATTACTAGGGATCGGGAACGTATCCCAAGAAATATTCCAGCAAGAGGAGGAGGGAAGGGGCCTCCATATTTCTATTTTGAGAATGTAGCACGTGCACCAAAAGGGGTGTGGGAAACTATGAGTAATTTCCTCTACGATATTGAGCCCGAATTTGTGGACTCAATATATTTTTCTGCTGCGGCAAGAAAAAGAGGTTACATTCACAACCTTCCCATTGATAAGAGGTTTCCAATTCTTCCCACCCCTCCATCCACCATATTTGGAGCCCTTCCTTCCACTAAAACTTCCTGGCCTAAATGGGATCCGAGGATCAAGCTAAACTGTATAGTTACTAATAATGGACGTCCAAAGCATACCAAGAAGATAAGTGAAGAGCTTGATAATTGTGGAACTGAACCACCCCCACACATCAGAAAAAAGGTGCTTCAAGTTTgcaggaaatataattttatttgggtGGGAAACAATAAAGTGGCACCCCTCCACCCCAAACAGATCGAGAAAATAATGGGATTTCCAGACGGTCACACAGATATGTTGAGCCGCAGTGCTCGATATCGGTGCCTTGGAAACACATTCCAG GTCAACACCGTAGGATATCATCTCTCAGTATTAAAGAGATTGTTTCCTGAAGGCATTAAGGTTCTTTCATTGTTCTCTGGCATTGGTGGAGCTGAAGTTGCTCTACATAAGCTCCAAATTCCCCTAAAGTTTGTAGTCTCCGTAGAGTGTTCAAAGGCTTGTCGAGATGTTATGCTCAGATGGTGGAAAAGAAGTAACCAGCAGGGCAAGCTGATTCATATCTCCGATGTGAAATATCTAACCCATCAAAAGCTAAGAGAACTAATTGATATGTGTGGGGGCTTTGATCTTGTAATTGGTGGAAGTCCCTGCAACAATTTTGCTGGAAACAATAGGCGTACTAGAGTTGGGTTCAAGGGTGAACAATCCTCCTTATTTTTAGACTATTGGCGTATTCTTGAATCTGTAAACTTTATAACTTTGTGTAGAACCTATTATTGA
- the LOC108217137 gene encoding DNA (cytosine-5)-methyltransferase DRM2-like yields the protein MTGFGVPHVVQKPNNVVITRDRERIPRNIPARGGGKGPPYFYFENVARAPKGVWETMSNFLYDIEPEFVDSIYFSPAARKRGYIHNLPIDKRFPILPTPPSTIFGALPSTKTSWPKWDPRIKLNCIVTNNGRPKHTKKISEELDNCGTEPPPHIRKKVLQVCRKYNFIWVGNNKVAPLHPKQIEKIMGFPDGHTDMLSRSARYRCLGNTFQVNTVGYHLSVLKRLFPEGIKVLSLFSGIGGAEVALHKLQIPLKFVVSVECSKACRDVMLRWWKRSNQQGKLIHISDVKYLTHQKLRELIDMCGGFDLVIGGSPCNNFAGNNRRTRVGFKGEQSSLFLDYWRILESVNFITLCRTYY from the exons ATGACAGGATTCGGAGTTCCTCATGTTGTGCAAAAACCTAATAATGTTGTGATTACTAGGGATCGGGAACGTATCCCAAGAAATATTCCAGCAAGAGGAGGAGGGAAGGGGCCTCCATATTTCTATTTTGAGAATGTAGCACGTGCACCAAAAGGGGTGTGGGAAACTATGAGTAATTTCCTCTACGATATTGAGCCCGAATTTGTGGACTCAATATATTTTTCTCCGGCGGCAAGAAAAAGAGGTTACATTCACAACCTTCCCATTGATAAGAGGTTTCCAATTCTTCCCACCCCTCCATCCACCATATTTGGAGCCCTTCCTTCCACTAAAACTTCCTGGCCTAAATGGGATCCGAGGATCAAGCTAAACTGTATAGTTACTAATAATGGACGTCCAAAGCATACCAAGAAGATAAGTGAAGAGCTTGATAATTGTGGAACTGAACCACCCCCACACATCAGAAAAAAGGTGCTTCAAGTTTgcaggaaatataattttatttgggtGGGAAACAATAAAGTGGCACCCCTCCACCCCAAACAGATCGAGAAAATAATGGGATTTCCAGACGGTCACACAGATATGTTGAGCCGCAGTGCTCGATATCGGTGCCTTGGAAACACATTCCAG GTCAACACCGTAGGATATCATCTCTCAGTATTAAAGAGATTGTTTCCTGAAGGCATTAAGGTTCTTTCATTGTTCTCTGGCATTGGTGGAGCTGAAGTTGCCCTACATAAGCTCCAAATTCCCCTAAAGTTTGTAGTCTCCGTAGAGTGTTCAAAGGCTTGTCGAGATGTTATGCTCAGATGGTGGAAAAGAAGTAACCAGCAGGGCAAGCTGATTCATATCTCCGATGTGAAATATCTAACCCATCAAAAGCTAAGAGAACTAATTGATATGTGTGGGGGCTTTGATCTTGTAATTGGTGGAAGTCCCTGCAACAATTTTGCTGGAAACAATAGGCGTACTAGAGTTGGGTTCAAGGGTGAACAATCCTCCTTATTTTTAGACTATTGGCGTATTCTTGAATCTGTAAACTTTATAACTTTGTGCAGAACCTATTATTGA